The following are encoded together in the Fusarium keratoplasticum isolate Fu6.1 chromosome 1, whole genome shotgun sequence genome:
- a CDS encoding TYR-PHOSPHATASE-2 domain-containing protein produces MMKIALPTCDSSTRHERPESRPNSTCILADEKTNRGDHYAVSDLAAQQDEKEDTRLQQWEDLGHQFEAGELELLKRSIAQMALSRIDGQDELFVGGLWALRRSDSLTDRRITHVLSLVPFNPSALKNFKDEPWIDYGKDFRHLVIDIDDVDDADLLIELPKAVRFIEEGLRASRREDGVKVEDADDGGVSLEKGVEHLNIDNNNGKKEKGGVFVHCAAGKSRSVSAVIAYLLWRYPNRFDPNITPTAISDPTHAIPQPEVNRSRKATAQEAVHAALTFVRRTRPMAEPNPGFMDQLALWWEMGCPDDVEAHPVYQRWAYKREVEENLAVGQAPTRLRFEDEEAQPRDESGVSLRCKKCRRTLVTAPFIIDHRQPDKSSPATPCQHFFVEPLSWMRSVLEKGELNGRLLCPNAKCGAGVGRYDWKGFRCSCGGWVTPAFSLQRARVDDVVKRPVGLGASQSMGIRMPPGAAATRSGNL; encoded by the exons atgatgaagatcgCCCT ACCAACTTGCGACTCCTCGACACGCCACGAGAGACCCGAATCACGACCCAATTCAACCTGCATCCTGGCGGACGAAAAGACCAACCGAGGCGACCACTACGCAGTCAGCGACCTGGCAGCGCAGCAAGACGAAAAGGAAGACACGCGTCTGCAGCAGTGGGAGGACCTCGGGCACCAGTTTGAAGCCGGAGAACTAGAGCTCCTCAAGCGGAGCATCGCACAGATGGCGTTGAGTCGCATCGATGGACAGGACGAGTTGTTTGTTGGTGG GCTCTGGGCCCTGCGCCGTTCCGACTCGTTGACCGACCGTCGCATCACGCACGTCCTGTCCCTTGTCCCGTTCAACCCGTCGGCACTCAAGAACTTCAAAGACGAACCCTGGATCGACTACGGAAAGGACTTTCGTCACCTCGTCATCGACATTGACGATGTGGATGACGCTGACCTGCTGATCGAGCTCCCCAAGGCTGTCAGATTCATCGAGGAAGGTCTGAGGGCGAGCCGACGCGAGGATGGAGTCAAGGTGGAGGACGCAGACGATGGGGGTGTCTCATTAGAGAAGGGAGTCGAGCATCTGAATATTGACAACAATAatggcaagaaggagaagggaggCGTCTTTGTTCATTGCGCCGCCGGAAAGTCGAGGTCGGTCTCTGCGGTTATTGCTTACCTGCTCTGGCGCTATCCGAACCGGTTCGACCCCAATATCACGCCTACAGCCATCTCGGACCCGACCCACGCCATCCCACAGCCTGAGGTGAATCGCTCGCGAAAAGCCACGGCCCAGGAGGCGGTCCACGCCGCTCTTACCTTTGTTCGACGCACCCGCCCCATGGCCGAGCCCAACCCTGGATTCATGGATCAACTCGCCTTGTGGTGGGAGATGGGATGTCCCGATGACGTCGAGGCTCACCCAGTCTACCAGCGGTGGGCTTACAAGCgtgaggtggaggagaaccTTGCAGTCGGCCAGGCACCTACGAGGCTCCGtttcgaggacgaggaagctcAGCCTCGTGACGAATCGGGAGTCAGTCTACGATGTAAGAAGTGTCGTCGCACCCTGGTCACAGCCCCCTTCATCATCGATCACCGTCAGCCTGACAAGAGCTCGCCTGCGACTCCCTGCCAGCACTTCTTTGTCGAGCCGCTGAGCTGGATGCGAAGCGtgctggagaagggcgagcTCAACGGACGGCTGCTATGCCCCAACGCCAAGTGCGGTGCGGGCGTGGGTCGGTACGACTGGAAGGGATTCCGGTGCTCTTGTGGGGGATGGGTGACACCGGCGTTCTCGCTGCAGAGGGCGAGGGTGGATGATGTGGTGAAGCGGCCGGTAGGGCTGGGCGCCAGCCAGAGCATGGGTATCCGGATGCCGCCCGGTGCAGCAGCTACGCGAAGCGGAAACTTGTGA